One genomic segment of Acinetobacter sp. C26M includes these proteins:
- the hcaR gene encoding DNA-binding transcriptional regulator HcaR — translation MELRHLRYFITVAEELSFSKAALKLHTSQPSLSQQIKDLEDDVGVQLLHRTKRKVELTDEGQVFLEQARLTLTQADKAVTMARQVAAAKVQCLKIGFVPSAEIRIFPYILPRLRVRLPKLQIRTLNLKESDQITKLKKGELDIIFINQKFENEAFASQLVLREPLMFMLPKQHPLAQYSEITTAQLKDFPLTILTHKLSQPLARTITQFIKQQQIHFQSIDEANSIAEALQAVHSGHGCAILPAYIQALATDQIVVRSLHHPLPCLDVFMSYPKNQLNLATQQFLEEIRHIFGLDGSHLNSH, via the coding sequence TCACTCAGTCAGCAAATTAAAGATCTCGAAGATGATGTTGGTGTGCAACTGTTGCATCGTACCAAACGCAAAGTGGAGTTAACCGACGAAGGTCAAGTTTTTCTGGAACAAGCACGTTTAACCCTCACTCAAGCAGACAAAGCTGTCACCATGGCGCGACAGGTTGCTGCGGCCAAAGTACAGTGCTTAAAAATCGGCTTTGTTCCTTCTGCGGAAATTCGTATTTTCCCTTATATTTTGCCGCGCTTAAGAGTTCGACTACCCAAATTGCAGATTCGTACACTTAATCTCAAAGAAAGCGATCAAATCACCAAGCTTAAAAAAGGTGAGCTGGACATTATTTTTATTAATCAGAAATTTGAAAATGAAGCTTTTGCCAGTCAATTGGTGTTAAGAGAACCTTTGATGTTTATGCTTCCCAAGCAGCATCCTTTAGCACAATATTCAGAAATCACTACAGCCCAACTCAAAGATTTTCCATTAACGATTCTGACCCATAAGCTCTCCCAGCCTTTAGCTCGAACAATTACACAGTTCATTAAACAACAGCAAATTCATTTTCAAAGTATCGATGAAGCCAATAGTATTGCCGAAGCGCTCCAAGCCGTACATTCGGGGCATGGTTGCGCCATTTTACCCGCCTATATCCAAGCCTTAGCCACTGACCAGATCGTTGTCAGATCATTGCATCACCCATTGCCCTGTCTCGATGTTTTTATGAGTTATCCAAAAAATCAATTGAACCTTGCCACACAGCAATTCCTAGAAGAAATTCGGCATATATTTGGCTTAGATGGCTCCCATTTGAATTCGCACTAA
- a CDS encoding glutathione S-transferase family protein, giving the protein MALKLYTNSFSRGVVVDWLLIELGVQCERIEVAFQTEMKAPEYLKINPFGKVPVLVDGDVVVYELDAICAYLADKFADKGLAPALNDPKRGVYYRWLFFISGPWEAASTNKMLGVEVKPDQKGSVGYGDYQDAYNAFVQGLSEVDPYLCGKQFTAADVTVAAMLFWQLKMGEVQSHPAIEHYLENIKQRPSYQKFAAFFSNA; this is encoded by the coding sequence ATGGCACTTAAACTTTATACCAATAGTTTTTCACGTGGCGTCGTTGTCGACTGGTTACTCATCGAGTTGGGTGTGCAATGTGAACGCATTGAGGTGGCTTTCCAAACGGAAATGAAAGCCCCTGAATACCTAAAAATTAATCCTTTTGGCAAAGTACCTGTGCTTGTCGATGGTGATGTGGTGGTGTATGAGCTAGATGCAATTTGTGCTTATTTGGCCGATAAATTTGCGGATAAAGGCTTGGCGCCCGCATTGAATGATCCAAAACGTGGCGTGTATTATCGTTGGTTATTCTTCATCTCTGGGCCTTGGGAAGCAGCTTCAACTAATAAAATGCTGGGCGTTGAAGTGAAACCCGATCAGAAAGGTTCTGTAGGATATGGTGATTATCAAGATGCCTATAACGCCTTTGTGCAAGGACTCAGTGAAGTTGATCCCTATTTATGTGGCAAACAGTTTACGGCTGCAGATGTGACGGTTGCTGCGATGTTATTTTGGCAGCTTAAGATGGGAGAGGTACAGTCTCATCCAGCGATTGAACATTATTTAGAAAATATTAAACAGCGACCAAGTTACCAAAAATTCGCTGCATTTTTTAGTAATGCCTAG
- a CDS encoding YafY family protein → MSRSIRLLNLLQLLREYRYPVTAQVLAERLQISQRSVYRDIETLREQGVCIDAAAGLGFQLKQDFLLPPMTLNETEIEAIFLALNWLNDIPDLALKSASTSVLAKLNAVLPEHCQQQLKQTTLRSINVWLPVDETLVEQVRLAIRQQLKITVDYADEQQRISSRILWPFALGYFNDRIVLAAWCELRKSFRHFRIDRIRALSLSQELYPQFKQQLFQQWWTQEVCRSTTDKN, encoded by the coding sequence ATGAGTCGTTCAATCCGTTTGCTCAATCTATTACAGTTGCTCAGAGAATATCGCTATCCTGTGACCGCGCAGGTGTTGGCAGAGCGTTTGCAAATCAGTCAGCGCAGTGTTTATCGTGATATTGAAACCTTGCGTGAGCAGGGCGTTTGTATTGATGCTGCCGCTGGACTAGGGTTTCAACTGAAACAAGATTTCTTATTGCCACCCATGACGCTGAATGAAACTGAGATCGAAGCAATTTTTTTAGCTTTAAATTGGTTGAATGATATTCCTGATCTGGCGTTGAAATCAGCCTCGACTTCGGTGTTGGCAAAGCTCAATGCGGTACTGCCTGAACATTGTCAGCAGCAACTTAAACAAACCACTTTAAGATCCATCAATGTTTGGTTGCCTGTTGATGAAACTTTGGTGGAGCAAGTGCGTTTGGCGATCCGTCAGCAGTTAAAAATTACGGTGGATTACGCCGACGAACAACAACGGATAAGTTCTCGTATTTTGTGGCCATTTGCGCTAGGTTATTTTAATGATCGAATCGTATTGGCTGCATGGTGTGAGCTACGTAAAAGTTTTCGTCACTTCCGTATTGATCGGATTCGAGCATTGAGCCTGAGTCAGGAGCTTTACCCACAATTTAAACAACAATTATTTCAACAATGGTGGACACAAGAAGTTTGTCGTTCGACTACTGACAAAAACTGA